DNA from Kitasatospora herbaricolor:
GAGAGCCCTGACGCCTGCTCCGGCGATGGTGGCGGCGGCTTCGCACACGCTGTCCGCGTTGCCCAGGTTGGTGCTGACCACGACCGCGGTCTCATCGGCCGCCCCCGTGAACGCGGCGGCGTCGTCGGTCAGGCCCGCGTCGTGGAGGGCGGACTCGGCAGCCCACAGGGCGAGGCGGGACGCGCGGTCCTTGTGGCGCAGCTCGCGTCCGCTGAGTCCGGTGGCGACATCAAAGCCGCCCGCCCCCGGCAGGGGCCCGAGGAGGTCGCCGTACGTCGCCACGCCGGGCAGCGCCAGTCCGATACCCGCGACGACGACCTCCCGGACGTTCGGGATCCTCCTGCGCGCGATGCTCGTCGTGCTCATCGGGCTGCCTCCACGATCGCGACGGCGTTGATCCCTCCGAAGCCGAACGCGTCGATCTGCGCGATGGCCAGGGGGCCGGCCGCGGGGACGCCCCGCACCAGGCCCAGGCCCGCGGCCTCGGGGATCGGTTCGGTGAGTCCCAGGACCGGGGGGACCGTTCCTTCCTTCATAGCGAGGACCGCCATCACGAGGCTGAGAAGTCCCGAACCGCCCAGGGTGTGGCCGGTCATCGCCTTGATGGCGGTCATCCGCGGACCGGATCCGGCACCATCGAAGATGCGGCGCAGGACGCCCGCCTCCGCCGCGTCGTTGAGGGGGGTGCCGCTGCCGTGCAGCATCACCAGGTCGATGTCGCGGGCCCGCACCCCCGCCCTGCGGTGGGCGTCGAGCACCGCGCGGGTGATGCCGTCGGGGTCCGGTGCGGTGGCGTGGTGAGCGTCGCAGTTCATGCCCACACCGCGCACCCGGGCGTGCACGGGCCCGTTCCCGGTGCCGGCGCGCTGGACGACGACGGCCGCCGCGCCCTCACCCATCAGCATGCCCTTGTGCGTGGCGTCGAAGGGGCGCAGCGCGTCGGGGATGCCGTTCTGCACCCGGTCGAGCGTGCCGAAGCCGCTCTCGGTGGCGGCGTCGGTGCCCGCGACGACGACCGTGTCGGCCGTGCCGGCCTCGATCATGTCGGTGGCCAGGCCGAGCGCGTACAGCGTGGCGGAGCAGGCGTTGGCGAAGGTGTAGGTGGTGGACGCCCCGAAGGCCGCCTTCAGGGCGGTACCGAAGTGCAGGTCTTCGAGGGCGACGTCCACGCCGTCGCGCCACCACAGTTCGAGGCTGCGTTGTTCGCGCATGGTGGTTCCGACCAGTACGGGTATCTGGGAGAGGTCCTCGCCCAGGCCCGCGTCGGCGGCCGCCTGGCGGACGACGGTGGTGAGCCAGCGGGTGGCGCGGCGCGGGATGTCGCCGCCGGCGGGCCGGTCGTCGATCTCGTAGGCGTAGGCCGCCCGGTACTTCTCCGGGTCGAACGCCTTCAGGGGTGTGCGGCTCTCCTGGCCCGCGCACAGCGCGGCGAAGATCTCTTCGGGGCTGGCGCCGATGTTGGCGATGGCGGCCATGCCCGTGATGTCCCAGGTCACGGTCGGGCAGCCGCCTTCCTCAGCTCGAAGGCGGCCAGCTTGCCGGTCGAGGTGGTTGGGAGGGCGTCGAGGAACTCCAGGCGGGCGGGCCGCTTGTGGGCGGCGAGGCCGCTGCGGATCGCGGCGCTCACCGCGCGCCGCACCGCGGCCTCGTCGGATCCCGGCCGGGCCACCAGGTACGCCACGGCCTGTTCCAGGCCGTCGGCGTCGCGGCTGCTGACGACCACGCAGTCCTGGACCCCTTCCGCGCCGCGGATGACGTTCTCGATCTCGCTCGGCACGACCTTGTAGCCGCCCAGGTTGAGCAGGTCATCCGCGCGGCACAGATGGGTGAACGTGCCGTCCGGCGCACGGCGCACCACGTCGCCGGTGTAGGCACCGCCGTCGGCGAAGGTGACCGCGGCGGCCTCCGGGAAGCCGATGTAGCCGAGGGCGACGGTCAGACCGGCGATGTGCAGGCGGCCCACCTGGCCGTCGGCGACGGGCGTGCCGTCCGCGTCCCGGACGGTCGCGGTGATCCCGGGCACCGGGACCCCGAAGGTACCCGGGCAACCGGTGTCCGGCGGCGTGCCGACGACGATGTGGAGCACTTCGGTGGCGCCGAGGCCGTTGACGAGCCCGGCCTGGAAGGCGGTGCGGATCCGCTCGCCGAGCGGAGCGGGCAGGTTCTCGCCCGCCGCCACGCACAGCCGCACGGAGTCGGAGGCGAGCTCCGTCCCGGGGGCGTTCAGCAGCGCGGCGTACAGCCGGGGGACGGAGAACAGCACGGTGGGCCGGTGGCGCTGCAGCGCGGCGGCCAGGGAGTGGATGTCGACCGGGCCGCGGACGAGCGCGACGCGGGCGCCGGCCGCCAGCGGGCACAGGACGGAAGCGCCGAAGCCGTACCCGAAGCTCATCCGGGCGCTGGAGAGCACGGTGTCCTCGGGTATCAGTGCCAATACCTTGCTGATGCCGTCGGCCATGGCCGCGATCGCACCCGCCGAGTGCCGCACCCCCTTGGGCATGCCGGTGCTCCCGGAGGTGTACTGCACCAGCGCCTCACGCCCCGCATTCCACACGACCGGTGGCCCGGCCTCCGTCGGGCGCCGCGCGGGACCGGGCTCGGCCGCCGCCAGGCCGGCGCGGACGTCGGCGCCGGCGAAGCGGGTGGCCGTGGCGAACAGTTCCTCCAAGGCGCGCTGCCGCGTGGGGGCGGCGTCGAGGTGCACCGTCGCGGCGGCGCAGTCCGCGGCGATGTAGCGGACTTCGTCGTCCGTGAGCACCGGGCTGATCACCACCGGGACGCAGCCGTGCCACCACAGGCCGAGGACGGCGACGACGGTCGCCACGGAGTCGTCGGCGACCAGGAGGCCGCGGGCGCCCTCGGGCACTCCCGCGGCCTTGAGGGCGCCCGCGTACCCGCGTGCCGCCTCCAGGAGGCCCGCGTAGGTGATCTCCTCGGCCTGGGGGTCGAGGTAGCTGGCCCGTCCGCCCCGGCCGGCGAAGACATGACCCGCCACCAGGTGGTCGACCAGGTCGATGCCCTGGGGGTTTGCCGCCCTCTCACTGAGCACGCACACCGCGGAGTCCAGGCTGGTGAGGGCCGCGGCTCCCTCGGCGGACAGGGGGCCGAACTCGCGCTCGACCGCGGCCGCGACCGCGACCTTCTCCAGGGAGCTCATGCCGAGGTCCTCGTAGAACAGGGCGCCGGGCTCGATGTCGTCCTTGTCCACTTCCAGGACGGACGCCACGATCTCTCGCAGCTTGTCGCGCGTGGTGTCGGTGGTCTCTGCGTCGCGCACCGGCGGGGTCCTTTCCGAATCTTCATGGCCGAGAGGGGGATCTGATGGGGAGGAGAGCGTGAAGGAGGCGGAGCCCTGCTCCCGGAGCTGCACCGGCCGGCACGTCGCTTGGCTCCGGTCGGGAGGGGAGAACGGGGCGGGATGGCGCAGAGCTCGACGGGAGCGCTCAGGCTCCGAGGCCGACCTCGCAGGGGAAGCGGACGGAGACGCCCTGGGGCTCCTCGGTGAAGATGACCCTCTTGGAGATCGCGGCCATGAACCCGAGCTCGAAGATCGTGCCCTTGCCGACGGGCCCGCCGGGGTTGCAGACGACAACGGCGTCGGCTCGCCGGAACGCGTCCATGTGCACCAACTTGTGCCGCCACGTGTCGCGGTCGTTCTTCAGGTGGTCCTGGTAATCGAAGAGGATGAAGTCGGTGCCCGCGGTCTCCGGCTTGATCCTGGTGCTCAGCGGGCTGAGCACGTCGGCGCCGCTCTCGCGCAGACGGGCGACGGTGTCCTCGATGTCCCCGAGGGACTGCTGGAAGCTGCCGCAGACGACGGCTGTCCGGAACTCCCGCCGGATCACGCCTTCCATCATGTCGTCCGAGCCGCACGCGGACATGCCTGTCTCCAGGTAGAACCGCTGCAGCTCGGGCCCCACGATGTTGAAGTAGAGGCCGGTGTCGACGTAGACGCTGGTGACCAGCGCGTCCACGTCCGGCTGCGGGAGCTGCTGGAACGCCCCGGTGGCGTACAGCCGCGTTCCCTTGTTGTCGACGACCTCGTGGAACTCCTTGAGCCCGGCGCAGAACTCGCCGACTCGTTCTGCCAGGGCCTCGTGGCCGAGGCTGCCGTCGAGCGCGAGCTGCTCCCTCGTGAGCAGCTCCAGCTCATCCCCCTGGGAGCGGAAAACGCTCACCCGCTCCGATCCGAAGTGGACCAGGACCCTGTCTTCTGCCGTCATTTTCTGCTCTCCTTCTCGTTCCAAAGCATTGGGTAATTGCGACCTTCGCCGAATCGACTGCGAGGCTCGCGGGCGTTCCGGGGGGGATCAGCCGCCTTGCCCGCGGAAGGCGCTGAGGTACTTTGCGGCGAACTCTTCTTCTCGGCCCCGGTTGTATTGGGTGATGAAACGCGGGTGCTCCAAGGGCACGATCTTCTCGAAGAGTCGCCGTCCCTCGTTCACCTTCGAGAGGAACCTGAAATTCTCGCCGCTGCCGATGCAGTAGCACACGGAGGCGTCGATTCCGAATGTCAGCTGCTGCTCCAGGGTGTCCACGAGGAAGAAGTGCAGGAGCTCCAGCAGTTTCTTGTTCTCGTAGTAGTTGCAGTTGACCTCTTTCCCCTTGGGGCCCGTTCTCACCAGACCGAGGGGGCACACAAAACTCATGACGAAGTCGGCGTAGAACCTGTCGCGGCCCCCGTAGCGACTGATGACGTCGTGCAGAAACCCGGCGGAAGGCCGGCTGACCGCGTAGCCGTCGACATCGACTCCCGTTTCGCTCTCGAGGAGCTTGGCGTCTTCGAACGGGACCCCGGTCACGGCTGTGCCTCGTCGGGCGGGCGAGCTGCCCAGTACCAGGCGACGCGGCTTGTCGTCGCCGTAGTACTTGCCGTAGAACGCCGTCGTCACCTCCCTGACCCGGTCCCTCTGGGGGCCGCTGAACGGGTTGATGACCGCGAACCCGGGAGGTACCTGGAGCGTCGTCCCCGCAAGGACCTCGTTGAACTGCAGGATCCGATGGGCAACGGTCGTTCGCGCGGCCATGGCGGAATTCCTTCCTTCACGCTGGCCACTCGGACCAGTCCGATCGCACCCGGCCGTCCTCGTTTCAGCCTTCCCCCAGAGCCGGTGGGCCATCGCGGAAACGGCCTGCTGGAGGAGCGGCGGAAAGGTCAGGCGGCGACAGCCGTCAGGTAGATCTCGGTGATTTTCGGTGAAATTTGAACGTCTTTAAACCCGGCGCGGTCGAGTTCCGCGCCGATCAGATTGGCCGTGTCCATCCCGCGGTAGAGATCGACGAATTCAGTGCCGGGGATGATCAGCCCCGGTATGACGCGGCCGCGCTGAGTATACAGAAATCCGTTGGCCACGGAGATGATGATCGCCGCACCGGACTTCAACACCCTGTGCGCCTCCGAGGCCGCCGCGGACGTGTCGAAGAACGACGAGTTGTATGTCCTCAGGGAGACATAGAGATCGAAACTGTCTTCCGGCAGGGCGGACAGGTCTCCGGCACTCGAGACGACGGTCCTCGACGAGGGAATGCGTCCGCCGATATTCGCAAGGCCACGTTCCGCGATGTCGACGAAGGTGATCTGGGGACAATCTGAGAACAGAGCTTCCGCTTCGAAGCCGGCTCCGACGCCGACGTTGAGGATGTTGATGGCAGACAGAGGCATGGCGGACGAACCCCTGTGCACCGACCTGAAGTCGTCGGCCCATCCCGGGTTGGCGGCACGAGCGTCGACCGCGTAGTCGTAGGAGCCGTACTTCGCGTCGAACGCTTCGGACAGCGCGCCGCTCACGACGCGATCAGCCTCTTCGCTCCCGATCCCGTACCTCTGGCGGATGAGAGAAGCGAGCGCGGCCTTCCCCCGGTTCGCGTTGACGTCACTCCGGGACAGGAGGAACCCCCTCGTGCGCAGCTGAGCGGTGACGGCTTCGCTGATGCGGTGTGTGGCGTAGTGGGGGTTGCGGTCGATGTTCTGCTCGCTCGCCGCGTAGAAGCCTCGGTTCTGCTCGAGGATCTCCCGCTGCAGATCGTCGGGGAAGCGGTGTACATGCCCCTGTGCAGTGACGGGATCGTCGTCGAGGTAGCTAGTCAGCGCGGGGTCGGGCAGGCCGATGTACACCCTGTCGACGCGCACTTCCTTCAAGAGCTCGGCAAGCTCGAACGACCCCCTCGCCGACAGGGTGTTGACCGTCAGATAGATGCTGTGCGCGCTGGATGTTCCGAGCTCCTGCATCTTGCCCCGCAGAGTGCGGTACCAGGATGCGCCGCGCATCTCGCCCTCGAAGGCGGAGCAGATCAGCTCGTTGTGTTCAGACACGAGCGCAACGCCGACTCTCCTACCTGACTGCGGCGCCCTTTGCGCGACCCCAATGACGTGCTTCATCCAATGGGTACTGTTCGGGCTCATCTGGGCCTCCAATTCTTACCTTGCGCGGAACATGCGGGGGCGTCATCGCTCCGCAGGGACATGGGCGGCCCGGCTCGGTCCGGGGGATACACGGCACGGACGCCGTATCCCGCAAGCGGAGCGGGCCGAGCTCTACCGGCTCGGCTCGCCGGGCTGCGTACGCGGCGTCGACGAACTTGTCGTCCGGTCCGTTGTGCTCGGCGACTGCGGCCAGTGGCGGCTCTCGTGTACCGGGCCGGACAGGTCCGCCACCGCCCACCGGCCGTCGAGGTGCTCGATCATGACCAGTCGCCGGCCGAGCGTGCCCTGCCCCGGGTACGGGCGCAGCACGCTGGGGCGGGTACGGCAGTGCTCGGCCCCAGCAGCGACCCGGCGCAGGTCGACTCCAGGGGCGACGGCTCGAAGAAGCGGCGCGAGAGCGGCCGGTGGGCCGTTCGGCGGCCGGTTCGTCAACAGCTCGTGGCTGCCGCTGGACACCGTGAGGGTGGAATAGTCCATCAAGGCTCCTTGGAGGTGACGGCACTCGGCCGCGCGCAGCGATCGTTAGTCGAACTTCGTCCTCTGCAGGTCCAGTGGGCGCACCCCACTGCCGGCCCTGCGGCGGTCGACCAGCACACGGGGCGTTCAGGGGCACCAGCACACACCAGATCCGCCGTCGACGGGAGGCACGTTTGAGGGGCACTTTTTCGGCGAGGACGGCCCTCGGCCGCCTCGGCGCGGTCGGGCATCGGCGTCCGCCTCTGTCCCTTCCTTCCTCGGGCGGTCACCGAGAGCCGTTCCGAAAGGGCCGGTAGCACCCGGCGCCCCTGAGTGGGACGACGATGTGCGATTACCGGCCTCGCGAGGCGGTGCACAACTACGCTACGTAAAAGGTGAAATGACGAGGACTCACCCGCAGTACGGGTTTGCCGCTGCGCGCCGCGGTCGTCCCAGTGAACCCGGCGCGCGGTCTTCCCGGCCAGGGGGTGGAAGACGTGAACACGTTCATCGCCTTCATGATCGAAAGCAGGGGGCGTGATGGCGACCGTTGGCCGTAGGCGAGCGGAGACCGGTGTGATCTCCGGCTACGTGCTGCGCCTGCTGCGCGAGAGCGCTGCCCTGCCGCAGAGTCGCCTGGCCGAACTGCTCGGCGTGGACCTCGGCACGCTCCAGGGCTGGGAGAGCGGGCGCAGACCGCTGGGCAACGTCCGGGGCGCGGAGCTGCTGCAGCTTCGCCGCCGCCTGGCCGCCCTCGGCGCGGCCGGGGCCCTGTTCGGGTGGTTGGACGCGGCGATGGACGCCGACCTCGTCCTGGCCGCCGCCCTGCAGCCGCCCGAGGACCTCGCCCTCCACCCCCTGGCCGGGTGGGTGCAGTCCCGCGAGAGCGCGCACCTGGTGGCCTGGGCGGTGCGCGGCATCACCCCGCCGGGCCTCGCCCCGTACGCGGCGCGCACCCGCCGCGGGCCGGTGCCCACCGGCCCGCACCTGTCCGCCGCCGACCGCGAGGCGTTCTTCCTGAACCTGCGCCGCACCTCCGAGATCGCGGGATCCCGCGGCGACCGGACGCCGCTGCGCCGCCAGACGCTCTACCTCTCCTCCTACGACCCGGCCCCGGATGCCGAGGACTGGGCCGCCCACGCCTTGGCCGCCATGCGGCCGGCCCTGGCCCTGCGCGGGTACACCCCCCGCTGGATCGAGGCCCGCACCGCCGCCACGGTCGCCGCCCGACAGGGGGACCCCGAACCCCTGATCCATTTCGTCGCCACCGCGCTGAGCGGAGACCAGCACGGCGAACTCGCCAACCTTGGGTACTGGGCATACTGGCTGGGCGCCATGCCCGCCGACCAGGCCGACGACGCTTTCCTCGACCGACCCGAATCCGCCGCGTGGAACCCCCTTGCCCTCTTCCGCGGCCTGGTCGGCTCGATGCATCCGGCGCCCGGCACCGTCGACCTGTACGTCCACTCCGTCACCACGCTCCTGGACCTCCACCCCTGGCTGTCCGCCGCCGACCCCGCCACCACCCGGCACCTGCTCACGCTGACCGCGAACCTCCTCGACCTGCGCGTCGTCTCCTCGGTATCGGCACGCGCGCTGGAGTCGGTCCACTACCGTCTGCAGCAGACGACTTGACGCACCGGCAGGAGCACACGACGTGACCGAACACACCGACGAACCCACGGCGACAGGAACCGCCGCTCTCCTGTTCGAGGCCCGGGAGCTGGCCGAGCTGCCGCGCACCGGCTGGCGCTACGACGGCGTCCCCCTGGCCGTCGTCGAGACCGTCGCCGACCACAGCCACAGCTCCGCCGTCATCGGCCTCGTCCTGGCCGCAATGGAAGGCGCGGACCCCGGGCGCACCGCCCTGCTGTGCGTCCTGCACGACCTGCCCGAGACCCGCACCGGCGACCAGACCCCCGTCACCCGCCGCTACGTCACCGCCGCCGACCCCCGCGGCGTGGCCGCCGACCAGGTGGCCGCCGCGCACCCGGACGTCCAGAGTGTCGTGCTCGGCGCAATCGGCGAGTTCGAGGACGACAAGACCCTCGAAGCCCGGTGCGCCCACGACGCGGACAAGCTCGACTGCTACCTGCAGGCCCTGCGCCTGCTGCGCCTGGGCTACCCGGTGGGCGGCAAGGCCCGGCGCTGCCGAGAAGCCCTGGAGACTGCCTCCGCGCAGCGCCTCGCGGCGGCTGCCGCGACCATGGATCCGGCCCAGTGGCAGCACGACCTGCTCCGCGTCCCGGCCGCGCGCTGAGCGGCCGCACCAGCCGCCCACCACCGCCAAGGGCAGCGATCATGAACGCGATGAACACACACGCGGCCCCGACCCCCTACCCCGGCCCGGCAGGCGGCGCTTCACTGGTCGCACCGGACCGCCCAGCCCCTTTGCCCCCGGAGCGCGCATGACCCCCACCGACACCGCCCTTGCCGCGGTGGACGCTGTCGTCCTGACCATGAACGACTGCCCCGAGCAGGCGAGGGCGCTGCGCTCCCTGCTCGCCCAGGAAGGAGTCGACCTGCGCGTGGTCGTGGTCGGCAACGGCGTCCAGCCCGAGGACGTCCCCGCCAGCGTGGCGACCCTGGCACTGCCGGAGAACGTGGGCATCCCCGAGGGCCGCAACATCGGCGCCCGGGCACTGGCGGAAGACGGCGGCGGCGAGTTCGTCTTCTTCTTCGACAACGACGCTCACCTACCAGCCCTCGATACCCTGGCCCGCCTCGTCGAGGAGGCCAGGCGGCACCTGCGGACCGCCTGGGTCCAGCCCCGGATCGCCGACCCTGACACGGGGGTGACCGTCCGGCGCTGGGTGCCCCGGCTGCGCACCGCGGACCCCGACCGGCCCGGCACCGTCGCGGCGATGGCCGAGGGCGTCGTCCTCGTCCGCCGCCGCGCCTTCGAACAGGTCGGCGGGTGGCCCGGCCACTTCTTCCTCTACCACGAAGGGTTCGACCTGGCCCTGCGGTGCTGGGACGCGGGCCTGACGGGCTACTACGCTCCGCAGGTCGTCGTCCACCACCCCGCCAGCGACCCCGCCCGCCACGCCCTCTACCAGCGTCTGGTCGCCCGCAACCGGGTCTGGGTCGCCTACCGGCGCCTCCCCGCGCCCCTGGTCCCCCTCTACATCGCCACATGGGTCGCCATCACCGTCCTGCGGGCCCGGCGCGCCCCCCGCACGCTGACCCCGTGGTTCTCCGGCCTGTGGGAGGGGCTGCGCGGCGGCCACGGCGA
Protein-coding regions in this window:
- a CDS encoding HD domain-containing protein, producing the protein MTEHTDEPTATGTAALLFEARELAELPRTGWRYDGVPLAVVETVADHSHSSAVIGLVLAAMEGADPGRTALLCVLHDLPETRTGDQTPVTRRYVTAADPRGVAADQVAAAHPDVQSVVLGAIGEFEDDKTLEARCAHDADKLDCYLQALRLLRLGYPVGGKARRCREALETASAQRLAAAAATMDPAQWQHDLLRVPAAR
- a CDS encoding beta-ketoacyl synthase N-terminal-like domain-containing protein, which produces MTWDITGMAAIANIGASPEEIFAALCAGQESRTPLKAFDPEKYRAAYAYEIDDRPAGGDIPRRATRWLTTVVRQAAADAGLGEDLSQIPVLVGTTMREQRSLELWWRDGVDVALEDLHFGTALKAAFGASTTYTFANACSATLYALGLATDMIEAGTADTVVVAGTDAATESGFGTLDRVQNGIPDALRPFDATHKGMLMGEGAAAVVVQRAGTGNGPVHARVRGVGMNCDAHHATAPDPDGITRAVLDAHRRAGVRARDIDLVMLHGSGTPLNDAAEAGVLRRIFDGAGSGPRMTAIKAMTGHTLGGSGLLSLVMAVLAMKEGTVPPVLGLTEPIPEAAGLGLVRGVPAAGPLAIAQIDAFGFGGINAVAIVEAAR
- a CDS encoding glycosyltransferase family 2 protein, which encodes MTPTDTALAAVDAVVLTMNDCPEQARALRSLLAQEGVDLRVVVVGNGVQPEDVPASVATLALPENVGIPEGRNIGARALAEDGGGEFVFFFDNDAHLPALDTLARLVEEARRHLRTAWVQPRIADPDTGVTVRRWVPRLRTADPDRPGTVAAMAEGVVLVRRRAFEQVGGWPGHFFLYHEGFDLALRCWDAGLTGYYAPQVVVHHPASDPARHALYQRLVARNRVWVAYRRLPAPLVPLYIATWVAITVLRARRAPRTLTPWFSGLWEGLRGGHGERRPISWHTAWRLTQAGRPPVI
- a CDS encoding AMP-binding protein yields the protein MRDAETTDTTRDKLREIVASVLEVDKDDIEPGALFYEDLGMSSLEKVAVAAAVEREFGPLSAEGAAALTSLDSAVCVLSERAANPQGIDLVDHLVAGHVFAGRGGRASYLDPQAEEITYAGLLEAARGYAGALKAAGVPEGARGLLVADDSVATVVAVLGLWWHGCVPVVISPVLTDDEVRYIAADCAAATVHLDAAPTRQRALEELFATATRFAGADVRAGLAAAEPGPARRPTEAGPPVVWNAGREALVQYTSGSTGMPKGVRHSAGAIAAMADGISKVLALIPEDTVLSSARMSFGYGFGASVLCPLAAGARVALVRGPVDIHSLAAALQRHRPTVLFSVPRLYAALLNAPGTELASDSVRLCVAAGENLPAPLGERIRTAFQAGLVNGLGATEVLHIVVGTPPDTGCPGTFGVPVPGITATVRDADGTPVADGQVGRLHIAGLTVALGYIGFPEAAAVTFADGGAYTGDVVRRAPDGTFTHLCRADDLLNLGGYKVVPSEIENVIRGAEGVQDCVVVSSRDADGLEQAVAYLVARPGSDEAAVRRAVSAAIRSGLAAHKRPARLEFLDALPTTSTGKLAAFELRKAAARP
- a CDS encoding methyltransferase domain-containing protein, translating into MSPNSTHWMKHVIGVAQRAPQSGRRVGVALVSEHNELICSAFEGEMRGASWYRTLRGKMQELGTSSAHSIYLTVNTLSARGSFELAELLKEVRVDRVYIGLPDPALTSYLDDDPVTAQGHVHRFPDDLQREILEQNRGFYAASEQNIDRNPHYATHRISEAVTAQLRTRGFLLSRSDVNANRGKAALASLIRQRYGIGSEEADRVVSGALSEAFDAKYGSYDYAVDARAANPGWADDFRSVHRGSSAMPLSAINILNVGVGAGFEAEALFSDCPQITFVDIAERGLANIGGRIPSSRTVVSSAGDLSALPEDSFDLYVSLRTYNSSFFDTSAAASEAHRVLKSGAAIIISVANGFLYTQRGRVIPGLIIPGTEFVDLYRGMDTANLIGAELDRAGFKDVQISPKITEIYLTAVAA
- a CDS encoding helix-turn-helix domain-containing protein, with protein sequence MISGYVLRLLRESAALPQSRLAELLGVDLGTLQGWESGRRPLGNVRGAELLQLRRRLAALGAAGALFGWLDAAMDADLVLAAALQPPEDLALHPLAGWVQSRESAHLVAWAVRGITPPGLAPYAARTRRGPVPTGPHLSAADREAFFLNLRRTSEIAGSRGDRTPLRRQTLYLSSYDPAPDAEDWAAHALAAMRPALALRGYTPRWIEARTAATVAARQGDPEPLIHFVATALSGDQHGELANLGYWAYWLGAMPADQADDAFLDRPESAAWNPLALFRGLVGSMHPAPGTVDLYVHSVTTLLDLHPWLSAADPATTRHLLTLTANLLDLRVVSSVSARALESVHYRLQQTT
- a CDS encoding uracil-DNA glycosylase family protein encodes the protein MAARTTVAHRILQFNEVLAGTTLQVPPGFAVINPFSGPQRDRVREVTTAFYGKYYGDDKPRRLVLGSSPARRGTAVTGVPFEDAKLLESETGVDVDGYAVSRPSAGFLHDVISRYGGRDRFYADFVMSFVCPLGLVRTGPKGKEVNCNYYENKKLLELLHFFLVDTLEQQLTFGIDASVCYCIGSGENFRFLSKVNEGRRLFEKIVPLEHPRFITQYNRGREEEFAAKYLSAFRGQGG
- a CDS encoding nucleoside 2-deoxyribosyltransferase, with translation MTAEDRVLVHFGSERVSVFRSQGDELELLTREQLALDGSLGHEALAERVGEFCAGLKEFHEVVDNKGTRLYATGAFQQLPQPDVDALVTSVYVDTGLYFNIVGPELQRFYLETGMSACGSDDMMEGVIRREFRTAVVCGSFQQSLGDIEDTVARLRESGADVLSPLSTRIKPETAGTDFILFDYQDHLKNDRDTWRHKLVHMDAFRRADAVVVCNPGGPVGKGTIFELGFMAAISKRVIFTEEPQGVSVRFPCEVGLGA